In Alkalihalobacterium alkalinitrilicum, a genomic segment contains:
- a CDS encoding ABC transporter ATP-binding protein yields the protein MELSVQSVITKIDQKQIIEDINFTVNDGEFVGVIGPNGSGKSTLLKTIYRIYAPHTGDIFINQSNTKNWTNRKFAQKVAVVGQESSVPFDFTVEDIVRMGRHPHKKFLEKDNAYDEEIVTRSLREVGIEHYRSKNFANLSGGEKQRVLIARALAQEPQLFILDEPTNHLDIHHQLHLLDVVKGLKLTSLAALHDLNLAASYCDRLLVIYEGKIVAEGSPEQVLTEQLLADVFNVNGTVIKHPLTGKTHILYTSKMFDQSQTKYVPSLASNQ from the coding sequence ATGGAGCTCTCGGTTCAAAGTGTTATAACGAAAATCGATCAAAAACAAATCATTGAAGACATTAACTTTACCGTGAATGATGGTGAATTTGTTGGGGTTATTGGTCCTAATGGTAGTGGCAAGTCAACGTTATTAAAAACGATTTACCGAATTTATGCGCCTCATACTGGAGATATCTTCATCAATCAATCGAATACAAAAAACTGGACTAATCGCAAGTTTGCACAAAAAGTGGCTGTTGTCGGCCAAGAAAGTTCGGTTCCATTTGATTTTACAGTAGAAGATATTGTTAGAATGGGTCGACATCCTCATAAGAAATTTTTAGAAAAAGATAATGCCTATGATGAAGAAATTGTCACACGGTCATTGAGGGAAGTCGGGATTGAACACTATAGAAGCAAAAATTTTGCAAATCTATCTGGCGGGGAAAAGCAAAGGGTGTTGATTGCTAGAGCGCTTGCTCAAGAACCGCAACTATTTATTTTAGATGAACCTACAAATCATCTTGATATTCATCACCAGCTGCATCTTTTAGATGTTGTAAAAGGATTAAAATTAACGTCTTTAGCAGCCTTGCATGATTTAAATTTAGCCGCTTCCTATTGTGATAGATTACTTGTTATTTATGAGGGAAAGATCGTCGCCGAAGGGTCACCCGAACAAGTTTTAACAGAACAGTTGTTAGCCGATGTTTTTAATGTCAATGGAACGGTTATTAAACACCCTCTTACAGGAAAAACACATATTTTATATACGTCTAAGATGTTCGATCAGTCTCAAACTAAATATGTACCGTCATTAGCTTCTAACCAATAG
- a CDS encoding methyltransferase domain-containing protein: MGEFICNFCGFQYEERNGDPKNGIPKGTLFHELAGSLCNRCGMQGERHERQHSQPYIGLEAEYFDLFTGKVGLKFYKNWLASDASCQVLELGVGTGRVAYELANLGIVVTGIDTSEDMLSIAVKKKKRLSNPSKLILLQENVLNFSLQTKFSHVLLTEGFLQHFLLPEEQLQVLLNVKNHLVNGGLVAIDIFLPPNETKWNYQQCKQWGKKRIYQTIHGQTSLSRQTFETTLTYETYEQNLQQSCFKVDREYSLILPRELGYLLKVEGFEVMGMFENYQPSSHSAASSLMPHLVKNEVELKRDETLDKKLNEHMSKLRPYENDVWANGGYPLQMQGEMMHQPLSSRWTIIAKYTVKEMQE; encoded by the coding sequence ATGGGCGAGTTTATATGTAACTTTTGTGGGTTTCAATATGAGGAGAGAAATGGCGATCCTAAAAACGGGATTCCTAAAGGAACACTTTTTCACGAATTGGCAGGTTCACTTTGTAATCGATGCGGGATGCAAGGTGAACGCCATGAAAGGCAACATTCTCAGCCCTATATTGGGCTCGAAGCCGAGTATTTTGATTTGTTTACTGGGAAAGTTGGTTTGAAGTTTTATAAAAATTGGTTAGCTTCAGATGCCAGTTGTCAAGTGTTAGAGCTTGGTGTAGGAACAGGAAGAGTCGCTTATGAATTAGCCAATTTAGGTATCGTTGTAACAGGAATAGATACGAGTGAAGACATGTTATCGATTGCTGTGAAGAAAAAGAAGCGATTAAGTAATCCATCTAAGCTTATACTCTTACAAGAAAATGTGTTGAATTTTTCCCTTCAAACAAAGTTTAGCCATGTTTTATTAACGGAAGGTTTTTTACAACATTTCCTTTTACCAGAAGAACAGTTACAAGTTTTATTAAATGTGAAAAATCATTTAGTGAATGGTGGTTTGGTAGCAATAGATATTTTTCTTCCACCGAATGAAACTAAATGGAATTATCAGCAGTGTAAACAATGGGGCAAGAAGAGAATCTATCAAACGATTCATGGGCAAACGTCACTATCACGGCAAACTTTTGAAACTACATTAACCTATGAAACATATGAACAAAATCTTCAACAATCATGCTTTAAAGTAGATCGAGAATACAGTCTTATTTTACCACGTGAACTGGGATATCTCTTAAAGGTAGAAGGATTTGAAGTGATGGGAATGTTTGAAAATTACCAGCCATCTAGTCATTCAGCGGCTTCTAGCTTAATGCCGCACTTAGTGAAGAACGAGGTGGAATTAAAAAGAGACGAAACGCTTGATAAAAAATTGAATGAGCATATGAGTAAGCTACGCCCCTATGAAAATGATGTTTGGGCAAACGGTGGTTACCCATTACAGATGCAAGGAGAAATGATGCATCAACCACTTAGTAGTCGGTGGACGATCATAGCCAAATATACAGTTAAGGAGATGCAAGAATGA